Proteins encoded within one genomic window of Macaca thibetana thibetana isolate TM-01 chromosome 3, ASM2454274v1, whole genome shotgun sequence:
- the NUPR2 gene encoding nuclear protein 2, with the protein MTPPKAPLLHKRSPSELEAGLLGLPGAPRHGRVATGGHRWPQALGRMAAVTERALPRLQALARQPPPISNEEELYDCLDYYYLRDFPASGAGRSKGRTRREQALRTNRPAPGGHERKVLQKLLNGQRKRRQRQLQTWLRTRPT; encoded by the coding sequence ATGACGCCGCCGAAGGCACCCCTGCTTCACAAGCGGAGCCCATCGGAACTCGAGGCGGGGCTGCTGGGTCTTCCAGGAGCGCCCAGACACGGGCGCGTGGCCACGGGTGGCCACAGGTGGCCACAGGCGCTGGGCAGGATGGCAGCGGTCACAGAGCGGGCCCTTCCACGTCTGCAGGCTCTGGCCCGGCAGCCACCACCCATAAGCAATGAGGAGGAGCTTTATGACTGCCTGGACTACTACTACCTGCGCGACTTCCCTGCCTCAGGGGCCGGGCGCAGCAAGGGCCGCACTCGGCGCGAGCAGGCGCTGCGCACCAACCGGCCTGCACCTGGCGGGCACGAGCGCAAGGTCCTGCAGAAGCTCCTCAATGGCCAGCGCAAGCGCCGCCAGCGCCAGCTGCAGACCTGGCTGCGCACTCGCcccacctga
- the LOC126950258 gene encoding NADH dehydrogenase [ubiquinone] 1 alpha subcomplex subunit 2-like — MAAAAASRGIGAKLGLREIRIHLCQRSPGSQGVRDFIEKRYVELKKANPDLPILIRECSDVQPKLWAGYAFGQEKNVPLNNFSADQVTRALENVLSGKA; from the coding sequence ATGGCGGCGGCCGCAGCGAGTCGAGGAATCGGGGCAAAGCTGGGCCTGCGTGAGATTCGCATCCACTTATGTCAGCGCTCGCCCGGCAGCCAGGGCGTCAGGGACTTCATTGAGAAACGCTATGTGGAGCTAAAGAAGGCGAATCCCGACCTACCCATCCTAATCCGCGAATGCTCCGATGTGCAGCCCAAGCTGTGGGCCGGCTACGCATTTGGCCAAGAGAAGAATGTCCCTTTGAACAACTTCAGTGCTGATCAGGTAACCAGAGCCCTGGAGAACGTGCTAAGTGGTAAAGCCTGA
- the CHCHD2 gene encoding coiled-coil-helix-coiled-coil-helix domain-containing protein 2, with amino-acid sequence MPRGSRSRTSRMAPPASRAPQMRAAPRPAPVAQPPAAAPPSAVGSSAAAPRQPGLMAQMATTAAGVAVGSAVGHTLGHAITGGFSGGSNAEPASPDITYQEPQGTQLPQQQQPCFYEIKQFLECAQNQGDIKLCEGFNEVLKQCRLANGLA; translated from the exons ATGCCGCGTGGAAGCCGAAGCCGCACCTCCCGCATGGCCCCTCCGGCCAG cCGGGCACCTCAGATGAGAGCTGCACCCAGGCCGGCACCTGTCGCTCAGCCACCAGCAGCAGCACCCCCATCTGCAGTTGGCTCTTCTGCTGCTGCACCCCGGCAGCCAGGTCTGATGGCCCAGATGGCAACCACTGCAGCTGGCGTGGCTGTGGGCTCTGCTGTGGGACACACACTGGGTCATGCCATTACTGGgggcttcagtggaggaagtaatgCTGAGCCTGCGAGTCCTGACATCACTTACCAG GAGCCACAGGGAACCCAGCtgccacagcagcagcagccttgCTTCTATGAGATCAAACAGTTTCTGGAGTGTGCCCAGAACCAGGGTGACATCAAGCTCTGTGAGGGTTTCAATGAGGTGCTGAAACAGTGCCGACTTGCAAACG